Proteins co-encoded in one Scyliorhinus torazame isolate Kashiwa2021f chromosome 31, sScyTor2.1, whole genome shotgun sequence genomic window:
- the LOC140404615 gene encoding uncharacterized protein — protein sequence MDETGTSPGSVGGYGCAYSSGQSDFAETSDMAFVIKDVGTGASASVALGIPESEADSHDDLERLNASGDAWLSSVEERDSSEESVPKKHKGRTIFSADQLRVLQQHFQLQRYVTASERQDLGSVIGLTSQQVKTWFQNRRMKMKRALKEPIAVPQTGFLHADLSQNNPVVFGMPSDYMKHQFNGYSLPQLLPRQLAASPSEQWPSPGSMYPGLGKFQSTVIKSELQYINQSLNFSIKKEAIALSSRPELEPMKIPVTSYSHGIPVQHFSLQRALPRPGHFQQGLSYEMPKPAGDELHYEKVIIS from the exons ATGGATGAGA CTGGCACATCTCCAGGATCGGTTGGGGGTTACGGCTGTGCATATTCGTCAGGACAAAGTGACTTTGCTGAGACGTCCGACATGGCATTTGTGATCAAAGACGTGGGAACGGGAGCCTCTGCGTCTGTGG CTTTGGGCATTCCCGAGTCTGAGGCAGACTCACACGATGATTTGGAAAGGCTTAATGCCAGTGGAGACGCATGGTTAAGTTCTGTAGAGGAGAGGGACTCGAGTGAAGAATCCGTGCCAAAGAAACATAAAGGTCGGACAATCTTCAGCGCCGATCAGCTCCGAGTTCTTCAGCAACATTTCCAGCTACAGCGATACGTTACTGCGTCGGAACGACAGGATCTGGGCAGTGTGATAGGGCTGACCAGTCAACAG gtgAAGACCTGGTTTCAGAACCGTCGTATGAAGATGAAACGCGCTCTGAAGGAGCCAATTGCTGTCCCTCAAACTGGCTTCCTGCACGCGGACCTGTCTCAG AATAACCCTGTGGTGTTTGGGATGCCATCAGATTACATGAAGCACCAGTTTAATGGCTATTCACTTCCTCAGCTACTGCCCAGACAGCTGGCAGCATctcccagtgagcaatggcccaGCCCAGGGTCTATGTACCCTGGTTTGGGGAAATTCCAATCCACCGTCATCAAGAGTGAGTTACAATATATTAATCAGTCCCTCAACTTTTCCATTAAGAAGGAAGCGATTGCACTCTCCTCCCGGCCTGAGCTGGAGCCAATGAAGATCCCGGTGACTTCCTACAGTCACGGCATCCCAGTGCAACACTTCTCACTCCAACGAGCTCTGCCCCGGCCTGGCCACTTCCAGCAGGGCCTGTCATATGAGATGCCAAAGCCTGCAGGGGACGAACTTCATTATGAAAAAGTTATCATTTCCTAG